Proteins from a single region of Struthio camelus isolate bStrCam1 chromosome W, bStrCam1.hap1, whole genome shotgun sequence:
- the LOC138064202 gene encoding phospholipase A2 inhibitor NAI-like, producing MEAEHASLHFPLFALIVCLNWGLSDVQLPLGRLRLSLDLSFTPSTQEQICRKSLVEPGVALSSFAHHLETSAVKPSLLVIGHLTLPRSRSRSIEDVSRVGNNYCEAAHADKTCKWSRQPLGKCMKVSLGLSLFLAVLDSGTTLQCEVCHSIAKSFSCPLKNCSGDEDSCGTILHETTIGGMTISSFIKTCLMSSVCHLGSVTMNYGKVKGRAGWACCVGDACRTASVSMPPVDNVPNGLQCPACYSIDSFQCGNETINCTGSETQCIDLAGLINPGGQSMKVAMKGCTTISECNGAGEGKKQLAMMDMKITQFKCKPASLLAGIHSGFPPPKALFLPVLSGLILAKAEAWTGVVFAKECEVIAVFHLHRDHGF from the exons ATGGAAGCTGAACATGCTTCACTGCATTTTCCCTTGTTTGCCCTTATTGTATGTCTGAATTGGGGTCTATCTGATGTGCAACTTCCACTGGGGAGACTGAGGCTTTCTCTGGATCTCAGCTTCACACCCTCAACTCAAGAGCAG ATTTGCAGGAAATCTTTGGTAGAGCCAGGAGTAGCACTTAGTTCATTTGCACATCACTTGGAAACCTCAGCAGTAAAACCATCTTTGCTTGTCATTGGACATCTAACCCTACCACGTTCAAG ATCAAGGTCTATAGAGGATGTCTCCAGGGTAGGGAATAATTACTGTGAGGCAGCACATGCTGATAAAACCTGCAAATGGAGCAGGCAACCCTTGGGCAAATG CATGAAAGTATCTCTTGGCCTCAGCCTCTTCCTGGCTGTCCTAGACTCAG GGACCACTCTTCAGTGTGAGGTTTGTCACAGCATAGCAAAAAGCTTCTCTTGCCCACTGAAAAACTGTAGTGGTGATGAAGATTCCTGTGGCACCATTCTGCATGAGACCACAATAG GTGGGATGACAATCTCTTCATTCATCAAGACCTGCCTGATGTCCAGTGTGTGCCATCTGGGCTCTGTCACCATGAACTATGGGAAAGTAAAAGGAAGAGCTGGCTGGGCCTGCTGCGTGGGTGATGCCTGTCGAACAGCATCTGTCTCAA TGCCACCAGTGGACAACGTGCCCAATGGATTACAGTGTCCTGCCTGCTACAGCATTGACTCCTTCCAGTGTGGTAACGAAACCATAAATTGCACTGGATCTGAAACACAATGCATTGACCTTGCTGGGTTGATAAATCCTG GTGGACAGTCTATGAAAGTTGCCATGAAGGGCTGCACTACCATTTCTGAATGCAATGgtgcaggagaagggaaaaaacaactgGCAATGATGGACATGAAAATAACGCAGTTCAAATGCAAGCCAGCCTCTCTTTTGGCCGGAATACATTCTGGGTTTCCCCCTCCAAAAGCCCTCTTTCTCCCTGTTCTGTCAGGATTAATCTTGGCTAAG GCTGAAGCATGGACTGGGGTTGTATTTGCAAAGGAATGTGAAGTTATTGCTGTATTTCATTTACATCGAGACCATGGCTTTTAG